The Eubacteriaceae bacterium Marseille-Q4139 genome has a window encoding:
- a CDS encoding GHKL domain-containing protein — protein MGIMKELFVTGGNIAEVFMAFLWCRTILETRLKKRYVFWTAGILYFFCYHMPGSGMMNFVKMAGFYAIILLLFRGGIAQKLYMTMTVFGIFSSGIYIRTLCAELGKMPYNAALYSSCIMIEAVLFLGISLLIGEAKKTENYGWIGLIFSCMWGINMGWMRLAVESPFSLNGKNQHFLIAVFTGVNLILFLYYEKNCFLQEEIKRKTLFIEKCELEQRHFQRLEQIYHEFKGLTHDITRYLNVLTAMEADAKGDKKMGGESAVSLIDEIKERILGTEQYLYCARPVLNSILNEKKKTADEKQIDYEVFVEAGFDLERMSDFSLIGILSNLIDNALEAAEKADKEKWIKICMYRINEEKSFIKIENSIAAGIDEEKMPETVYGYGLKNVQRLVEENCGVMRIEKFEKVYRVESII, from the coding sequence ATGGGAATCATGAAAGAACTGTTTGTCACCGGCGGAAATATCGCGGAAGTTTTTATGGCATTTCTCTGGTGCAGAACCATTTTGGAAACAAGGCTGAAGAAACGATATGTGTTTTGGACGGCAGGGATTTTATATTTTTTCTGCTATCACATGCCGGGGAGCGGCATGATGAATTTTGTAAAGATGGCCGGATTTTACGCCATTATACTTCTTCTGTTTCGCGGGGGAATTGCACAAAAATTATATATGACAATGACTGTATTCGGTATTTTTTCTTCGGGCATCTATATTCGTACATTATGTGCAGAACTTGGAAAAATGCCGTATAATGCCGCACTTTATAGCAGTTGTATTATGATTGAAGCCGTATTATTTTTAGGCATTTCTTTGCTGATCGGGGAAGCGAAAAAAACAGAAAACTATGGATGGATCGGTTTGATATTTTCCTGCATGTGGGGAATAAATATGGGGTGGATGCGTCTTGCAGTTGAAAGTCCGTTTTCTTTGAATGGAAAGAATCAGCATTTTCTGATCGCTGTTTTTACAGGTGTAAATCTTATATTGTTTCTATATTATGAAAAGAATTGCTTTCTTCAGGAAGAAATAAAAAGGAAAACATTATTCATTGAAAAGTGTGAACTGGAACAGAGGCATTTTCAGCGGTTGGAACAAATTTATCATGAATTTAAAGGACTGACGCATGATATAACAAGGTATTTAAATGTTCTTACAGCCATGGAAGCGGACGCAAAGGGCGATAAGAAAATGGGTGGAGAATCCGCCGTTTCTCTAATAGACGAGATAAAGGAACGGATTTTAGGAACGGAGCAGTACCTATACTGTGCACGGCCTGTACTGAATTCTATTTTAAATGAAAAGAAAAAAACGGCGGATGAAAAGCAGATAGATTACGAAGTTTTCGTTGAAGCGGGATTTGATTTAGAAAGAATGAGCGATTTTTCACTGATAGGAATCCTTTCAAACCTGATAGATAATGCCTTAGAGGCAGCAGAAAAAGCGGATAAGGAAAAGTGGATAAAGATTTGCATGTATCGGATAAACGAGGAAAAAAGTTTTATTAAAATTGAAAATAGCATCGCTGCGGGAATAGATGAGGAGAAAATGCCTGAAACGGTTTATGGATATGGTTTGAAAAATGTACAGAGGCTTGTGGAAGAAAACTGCGGAGTTATGCGGATAGAGAAATTTGAGAAGGTGTATCGAGTGGAGAGCATTATTTAA
- a CDS encoding glutathione ABC transporter substrate-binding protein yields MRKRRTAAALFLAASMLLSACGSGVQQDNGTEAAAETAGSGTAEQTAGETAKEAAQAGDGRRDIIAANSSDIQSMDPAAGVDSPSAILNKHIYNGLTKIDENKEVVGDLAESFEMVDDVTYKFKLREGVKFHNGEELKASDVKFTLERCKTMPKAMSNASAIDHVTVEGDYDLTVHLNKPYPSLLYILNDTSMKILSEKAVTEAGESYGENPVGTGPFKFKEWVPNDHWTLERFDDYFDGPAEAASITMRIIPEGSARCIALETGEIDLTINVDPTDAVNIESNPDLMLESHPSSSVEYLALNTQKEALSDVRVRQAIAYALNRQEFVDTIVEGRGEVANSFIAKTIPGWNEELEPYPQDVEKAKELLAEAGYGDGLSLKIYVSGDVRNRSAQVVQAQLKEAGIDVDINVYEWGAFQDSINAGEHDMLILGWTNTTCDPEYSTTPLFHSKNCGIGGNRAFLQDETLDAMIDAASVQTDNEKRLQEYKDIQAYLKELCPWVPLYYKSDMVGRRADLKGFEFNQNTAIHYLGNCHYE; encoded by the coding sequence ATGAGAAAGAGAAGAACAGCCGCCGCACTTTTCCTGGCGGCATCCATGCTTCTGTCGGCCTGCGGTTCGGGGGTACAGCAGGATAATGGTACGGAAGCGGCAGCCGAAACGGCAGGCTCCGGGACGGCGGAACAGACGGCCGGGGAGACGGCAAAAGAGGCCGCCCAGGCAGGAGACGGAAGGCGCGATATCATCGCCGCCAACAGCAGCGATATTCAGTCCATGGATCCTGCGGCCGGCGTGGATTCCCCGTCGGCTATTTTAAACAAGCATATTTACAACGGCCTGACGAAAATTGACGAAAACAAAGAGGTTGTCGGCGACCTGGCCGAAAGCTTTGAGATGGTGGATGACGTGACTTATAAATTTAAGCTGCGGGAAGGCGTCAAATTCCACAACGGCGAAGAATTAAAAGCCAGCGACGTGAAATTTACGCTGGAGCGGTGCAAGACCATGCCAAAGGCCATGTCCAATGCTTCGGCCATCGACCACGTTACCGTGGAAGGCGATTACGACCTGACAGTCCATCTGAATAAGCCGTACCCGTCGCTTCTATATATCCTAAACGACACAAGCATGAAGATCCTCTCGGAAAAGGCTGTTACCGAGGCCGGAGAGAGCTACGGCGAGAACCCGGTGGGCACAGGCCCGTTTAAGTTCAAAGAATGGGTTCCCAACGACCACTGGACGTTGGAGCGGTTTGACGACTATTTTGATGGGCCGGCAGAGGCGGCGTCCATCACAATGCGGATTATCCCGGAAGGAAGCGCCAGATGCATCGCCCTTGAGACGGGAGAAATCGACCTGACGATTAACGTGGATCCGACGGATGCCGTGAACATCGAGTCGAACCCGGATCTGATGCTTGAGAGCCACCCGTCTTCGTCGGTGGAGTACCTTGCACTCAACACACAGAAGGAAGCCTTAAGCGATGTGCGGGTGCGCCAGGCCATTGCCTACGCCCTCAACCGCCAGGAATTTGTGGACACCATCGTGGAAGGTCGCGGGGAAGTTGCCAACTCCTTTATTGCCAAGACGATTCCGGGCTGGAACGAGGAGCTTGAACCGTATCCGCAGGATGTGGAAAAGGCAAAAGAACTGTTGGCTGAGGCCGGTTACGGAGACGGGCTTTCCTTAAAGATCTACGTTTCCGGCGATGTGCGGAACCGTTCCGCCCAGGTGGTGCAGGCGCAGCTGAAAGAAGCCGGCATCGACGTGGACATCAATGTCTATGAATGGGGCGCGTTCCAGGATTCCATCAACGCCGGGGAACATGACATGCTGATTCTTGGCTGGACGAATACGACGTGTGATCCGGAATACAGCACAACGCCGCTGTTCCACTCGAAAAACTGCGGAATCGGCGGAAACCGCGCGTTCCTTCAGGACGAAACTCTGGACGCCATGATCGATGCGGCCAGCGTTCAGACAGACAACGAAAAACGTCTTCAGGAATATAAGGACATCCAGGCCTACTTAAAGGAACTCTGCCCATGGGTGCCGCTTTATTATAAGAGCGACATGGTTGGACGGCGTGCTGATTTAAAGGGCTTTGAATTCAACCAGAATACAGCGATCCATTATCTTGGAAACTGCCATTACGAATAA
- a CDS encoding IS3 family transposase has product MRGNRKEAGLSLIRHEHIYQAVKEEQKEHDYPIQELCKIGGVSRAAYYKWLNHEMSENEQENRKIAELIEKIHIESPDKGYRRIRDELERYHDIDVNDKRVLRICRKLGIKSTIKYANDSCTRQAANPQYIAENILNREFTAEAPNEKWLTDVTEFHYYIGNEKHKVYLSAILDLYDRRIVSYRIGDSNSNALVFDTFDDAVKDNPDAHPMFHSDRGFQYTNRAFHAKLEAAGMMQSMSRVAKCIDNGPMEGFWGILKRERYYGKRFMDRESLVVMIEKYINYYNNRRLQRKLGIVTPMEKHEKYLQAA; this is encoded by the coding sequence ATTAGAGGAAATCGAAAGGAGGCGGGGCTGAGCCTGATCCGCCACGAGCATATCTATCAGGCTGTCAAAGAAGAACAGAAAGAACACGATTATCCGATACAGGAGCTTTGTAAGATTGGCGGTGTTTCAAGGGCGGCTTATTACAAATGGCTGAACCATGAAATGTCAGAGAATGAACAGGAAAACCGAAAAATTGCGGAACTGATAGAAAAAATCCACATAGAATCACCTGATAAGGGTTATCGCAGAATCCGTGATGAGTTGGAGCGTTACCATGACATTGATGTAAATGATAAACGTGTTTTGCGCATCTGCCGGAAACTTGGTATCAAATCCACCATTAAATATGCAAACGATAGCTGTACAAGACAGGCTGCAAATCCACAGTACATAGCCGAAAATATCCTGAATCGTGAATTTACGGCAGAAGCTCCGAATGAAAAGTGGTTGACCGATGTAACGGAATTTCATTACTATATCGGAAATGAAAAGCACAAGGTATATTTAAGTGCAATTCTTGACCTGTATGACCGAAGAATCGTATCCTACCGTATTGGAGACAGTAATAGTAATGCATTAGTGTTTGATACCTTTGATGATGCAGTCAAAGATAATCCTGATGCACATCCAATGTTTCACAGTGACAGAGGCTTTCAATACACCAATAGAGCCTTTCATGCAAAACTTGAAGCAGCAGGGATGATGCAGAGCATGTCCAGAGTAGCAAAGTGTATCGATAATGGACCAATGGAAGGATTCTGGGGAATTCTAAAACGGGAGCGTTATTATGGTAAACGATTTATGGACAGAGAATCACTGGTGGTCATGATAGAGAAATATATCAATTACTATAACAACAGACGTTTGCAGAGGAAGCTTGGTATAGTAACACCAATGGAGAAACACGAAAAATATTTACAGGCAGCGTAA
- a CDS encoding helix-turn-helix transcriptional regulator has protein sequence MIGDRIKELRARNGLTQADLSRRLQISRSAVNAWEMGISVPSTQYVVELASLFRVTTDFLLDRTSEETLDISELNEGEKELLTRMLQYFSAHRYTVGLLERHGIKPEEEELEGLHAPLLSYYKGLKDLEKKGE, from the coding sequence ATGATTGGAGACAGAATAAAAGAGCTGAGAGCCAGAAACGGGCTCACCCAGGCCGACCTCTCCAGGCGGCTCCAGATTTCCCGTTCCGCCGTCAATGCATGGGAAATGGGCATCAGTGTCCCGTCAACCCAGTATGTCGTCGAGCTGGCCTCGCTGTTCCGCGTGACGACGGATTTCCTTCTGGATCGGACATCGGAGGAGACGCTTGATATCTCAGAACTGAATGAGGGGGAAAAGGAACTTCTGACAAGAATGCTCCAGTATTTTTCGGCTCACCGCTATACCGTCGGCCTGCTGGAAAGACACGGAATCAAACCGGAGGAGGAAGAGCTGGAAGGGCTGCATGCCCCGCTTCTTTCTTATTATAAAGGGCTTAAGGATCTGGAGAAAAAGGGAGAATAA
- a CDS encoding transposase, giving the protein MRKYSAEDKLRMVKLILEAKHSITSVSTGEGIHPTTLEEWIRNYQSMGSETFYNKGWTKRTSAEKEIAVQEYLSGLGSLRDICKKYKISSTRTLRQWIALYNGHKELKASRTGGCSLMTKGRKTTFEERVEIASYCISHGHNYAETSENFKVSYQQARNYTIKYETGGVPALQDNRGKRKSEDSLTEVEKLQAELKLEKAKRQRAEMELSFLKKLEEIERRRG; this is encoded by the coding sequence ATGCGTAAATATTCTGCTGAAGATAAATTACGAATGGTAAAGCTTATTTTGGAAGCTAAACATAGTATTACATCTGTATCAACAGGCGAAGGAATTCATCCTACTACTTTAGAAGAATGGATTCGTAATTATCAGTCTATGGGTTCAGAAACCTTTTACAACAAAGGATGGACCAAAAGAACTTCTGCCGAGAAAGAGATTGCCGTACAAGAGTATCTTTCTGGTCTTGGTTCACTACGTGATATTTGTAAAAAATATAAAATTTCCAGTACTCGTACACTCAGGCAATGGATTGCGCTGTATAATGGTCATAAGGAACTGAAGGCTTCCAGAACAGGAGGATGTAGTCTTATGACCAAAGGAAGAAAAACAACGTTTGAAGAAAGAGTGGAAATTGCATCCTACTGCATTTCCCATGGCCATAACTATGCTGAAACATCAGAAAACTTTAAGGTGTCCTATCAGCAGGCACGAAATTACACTATCAAATACGAAACAGGCGGAGTTCCTGCATTACAGGATAACCGCGGCAAAAGAAAATCGGAAGATTCTCTTACAGAGGTGGAAAAGCTTCAAGCGGAGTTGAAACTGGAAAAAGCCAAACGGCAACGTGCAGAAATGGAGTTATCATTCTTAAAAAAATTAGAGGAAATCGAAAGGAGGCGGGGCTGA
- a CDS encoding nitroreductase family protein, with translation MIREITERRSIRRFKETQVPRTMLEEIIKAGMLAPSSKNRQPWKFIVTAGSEKAKALQAMETGLLREKEVPLLPGSAMHLRGAEQTLKIMRQAPVVIFIVNPLALPLDRPLNAEDHISEICNAQSAGAAIENMSLAAVNLGLGSLWICDTYFAHEELLAWLGETGGLFAAFAVGYADEAPAARPRKALEETVVWRI, from the coding sequence ATGATACGTGAAATTACAGAAAGGCGGAGTATCCGCCGGTTTAAAGAGACGCAGGTTCCAAGAACCATGCTGGAAGAAATTATAAAGGCCGGCATGCTGGCGCCGTCCTCAAAAAACAGGCAGCCGTGGAAATTCATTGTCACAGCAGGAAGTGAAAAAGCAAAGGCCCTTCAGGCCATGGAGACCGGGCTTCTCAGGGAAAAAGAAGTGCCTCTTCTCCCAGGGAGCGCCATGCATCTGCGCGGAGCGGAACAGACCTTAAAAATCATGAGACAGGCGCCTGTCGTGATTTTCATTGTAAATCCGCTGGCTCTGCCCCTTGACCGCCCCCTGAATGCAGAAGACCATATTTCTGAAATCTGCAATGCCCAGTCCGCAGGCGCTGCCATCGAAAACATGTCCCTGGCCGCCGTGAATCTTGGACTCGGGAGCCTCTGGATCTGCGATACCTATTTTGCCCATGAAGAGCTTCTCGCCTGGCTCGGGGAAACCGGCGGGCTGTTTGCCGCCTTTGCCGTGGGATATGCCGACGAGGCGCCGGCCGCCAGGCCGCGGAAAGCTCTCGAAGAAACCGTTGTCTGGCGCATATAG
- a CDS encoding N-acetylmuramoyl-L-alanine amidase family protein — MKRSLTAAAAVFLSLNMAFSAVAATKLGTPQEVRWKEGEEAMMQWKRVEEAGGRYSVEVYLEDQLYYSDTYQYSATFKPEYHENNSFLIRLTDDGSYKFRVMARGDNVETLDSEWSDFSETWDYIRPESPLGVATNLRWEETTACWNAPAENAEYVKGYNYGLYADGDRITGGNCTPQLSYDFSRYITDPDVEYTFSVRVISNTPSKFYHGETIFCETPYGADAENKLISDQLDAILESEEAILNAPDTLSSNLKKVQVAMQSDADVLDKIAELEAAYTEQKGIAVGTQISSDVDMNEDDIKVVGAGLNAAENSDAVTFNVSKPKKEVVVDHTAYRNAVQVDLSLKGAAGTLKVPVQITLPIPAGINPDFFQILHYHADGTYDVIFPLTKNSDNTVTFTVTSFSTFVLAEEGADPAFIATPSNATEFKDLADTLPAADEIEDSELAALTMAKLRASILNKDVKASDLDAEMVEKLDAIVEELARFDEEFAVNVEMDDFVADVTGAHLLAYVAGKGKAETITLFHTSLATASNATKLKFELSGKLTMADGSEDTISTLKTPLLISIAAPEEYDEVHKTSDKLSGDGIEQGPVDYEDGLITFFTTKLGTVYVKGSSSESGGDSSDDKPSDAGDSSDDKPSSGGDNSDDKPSGGDDSSDDKPSSGDGSSDDKPSSGGSSSRRSGPRSGIVKESDLPKSPAGGSWKLADGMYSYYYSDGTRAENVWLEIGSVWYYFGKDGIMATGWLKDNGNYFYLDPATGAMATGWREIDGTWYYFNEAGNGFKGMMLADTVVDGYQLDESGAWVS, encoded by the coding sequence ATGAAACGAAGTTTAACCGCGGCAGCGGCGGTGTTTTTGTCCCTTAATATGGCATTTAGCGCTGTTGCCGCAACGAAGCTGGGAACGCCGCAGGAAGTGCGGTGGAAAGAGGGCGAAGAGGCGATGATGCAGTGGAAGCGCGTGGAGGAAGCCGGTGGGAGATATTCGGTAGAAGTTTATCTTGAGGATCAGTTATATTACTCCGATACCTACCAGTATTCTGCTACTTTTAAGCCGGAATACCATGAAAACAATAGTTTTCTCATACGTCTGACAGATGATGGAAGCTACAAATTCCGTGTCATGGCCCGTGGAGACAATGTTGAAACTCTGGACAGCGAATGGTCTGACTTTTCCGAGACCTGGGACTACATACGCCCCGAATCTCCTCTCGGCGTCGCCACAAATTTGAGGTGGGAAGAAACAACTGCCTGCTGGAATGCCCCGGCCGAGAATGCCGAATATGTGAAAGGCTATAATTATGGTCTCTATGCCGACGGAGATAGGATCACCGGCGGTAACTGTACCCCGCAGCTAAGCTACGACTTTTCAAGGTACATTACGGATCCGGACGTCGAATACACGTTCTCCGTCCGCGTCATCAGCAATACGCCTTCCAAGTTTTACCATGGTGAAACAATCTTCTGTGAAACTCCCTACGGTGCGGATGCAGAAAATAAGCTCATTTCAGACCAGCTTGACGCCATTCTAGAGAGCGAGGAAGCCATCCTCAACGCGCCTGATACCTTATCTTCCAATTTAAAGAAGGTTCAGGTTGCTATGCAGTCGGATGCCGATGTCCTCGATAAAATTGCGGAGCTGGAAGCTGCCTACACCGAACAGAAGGGCATTGCGGTGGGCACGCAGATCAGCTCTGATGTCGATATGAACGAGGACGATATCAAGGTTGTCGGCGCGGGACTCAATGCCGCAGAAAACAGCGATGCTGTCACCTTTAACGTGTCCAAGCCGAAAAAAGAGGTCGTTGTCGACCATACGGCGTACCGCAATGCCGTCCAGGTGGATCTTTCCCTGAAAGGTGCGGCCGGGACGTTAAAAGTGCCGGTTCAGATTACGCTCCCGATTCCTGCCGGCATCAATCCGGATTTCTTCCAGATTCTTCACTATCATGCCGACGGGACTTACGATGTGATCTTCCCGCTTACTAAAAACAGCGACAACACGGTCACATTCACCGTCACCAGCTTCAGCACGTTTGTTCTCGCTGAGGAAGGCGCTGACCCTGCATTTATTGCAACACCGTCCAATGCCACCGAGTTCAAAGACCTGGCTGACACCCTTCCGGCGGCGGATGAAATCGAAGACTCCGAGCTGGCCGCTTTAACCATGGCAAAGCTTCGGGCTTCTATTTTAAATAAAGATGTGAAAGCCAGCGATCTCGATGCAGAAATGGTGGAAAAGCTGGATGCCATCGTCGAGGAACTGGCACGTTTCGATGAGGAATTTGCCGTTAATGTGGAAATGGATGATTTTGTAGCCGATGTGACCGGCGCGCACCTTCTGGCTTATGTGGCAGGAAAGGGGAAAGCCGAAACGATTACCCTGTTCCATACCAGCCTTGCGACGGCCAGCAACGCCACGAAGCTGAAATTTGAGCTTTCCGGCAAGCTTACCATGGCGGACGGCTCTGAGGACACCATCTCCACACTTAAGACTCCGCTTCTTATTTCCATTGCTGCTCCGGAAGAATACGACGAGGTTCACAAGACTTCCGACAAGCTTTCCGGCGACGGAATCGAGCAGGGCCCGGTGGACTATGAAGACGGCCTCATTACTTTCTTTACCACAAAGCTCGGAACCGTTTATGTCAAAGGTTCCTCGTCGGAATCCGGCGGCGATTCTTCCGATGACAAGCCCTCCGACGCCGGTGACTCCTCTGACGACAAGCCGTCTTCCGGCGGTGATAACTCCGATGACAAACCGTCCGGCGGCGATGACTCCTCTGACGACAAGCCGTCTTCCGGTGACGGCTCCTCCGATGACAAACCGTCCTCCGGCGGCAGCTCCTCCAGAAGAAGCGGCCCGCGCTCCGGCATCGTAAAGGAGAGCGACCTCCCGAAGTCCCCGGCCGGCGGTTCCTGGAAGCTTGCGGACGGAATGTATTCCTACTATTACAGTGACGGCACGCGCGCCGAAAACGTATGGCTGGAAATTGGCTCCGTCTGGTACTACTTCGGAAAAGACGGAATCATGGCGACCGGATGGCTCAAGGACAACGGAAACTATTTCTATCTGGATCCCGCAACCGGCGCTATGGCAACGGGTTGGAGAGAAATCGACGGCACCTGGTACTACTTCAACGAGGCGGGCAATGGCTTTAAGGGCATGATGCTCGCTGACACTGTTGTTGATGGGTATCAGCTTGACGAAAGCGGCGCCTGGGTTTCCTAA
- a CDS encoding response regulator transcription factor: MLRIGICDDDMQYAEWLKSEIVRLAGGGVEVYLYNCGEDILEDADLQHELIILDMEMPFLDGIDVANEIRKENKNAVLVFISGVRTPTPAAFKAAPYRYLLKQFKKEEFEKEITDILKEVRRVFSDDCILCESKGTYLHVKLRDIYYISIIRDGCEVHFEDYREEKSRRWILRKKLKDISNDLEKKDFVYIHNSYMVNLYNIKTFSKKEVTLKDGTVLAVSRARYRAFEERIFDYWGGKY, from the coding sequence ATGTTAAGAATCGGTATTTGTGATGATGATATGCAGTATGCGGAATGGTTAAAATCCGAAATAGTACGATTGGCAGGGGGCGGCGTTGAGGTTTATCTTTATAATTGCGGGGAAGACATTCTGGAAGATGCAGATTTGCAGCATGAACTCATAATTTTAGATATGGAAATGCCATTCCTGGATGGTATTGATGTTGCAAATGAGATCAGGAAAGAAAATAAGAATGCGGTACTGGTATTTATATCAGGAGTCAGGACACCCACTCCGGCAGCATTCAAAGCAGCTCCATATCGCTATCTTCTAAAACAATTTAAAAAAGAGGAATTTGAAAAAGAAATCACGGATATTTTGAAAGAAGTCAGAAGAGTTTTCAGCGATGATTGTATATTATGTGAGAGTAAAGGAACGTATTTGCATGTAAAGCTCAGAGATATTTACTATATTTCAATTATACGGGACGGGTGCGAAGTACATTTTGAAGATTACAGGGAAGAAAAAAGCAGAAGATGGATTTTAAGAAAGAAATTAAAAGATATATCGAATGATCTGGAGAAGAAAGATTTTGTATATATTCACAATAGTTATATGGTCAATTTATACAATATAAAGACTTTCTCGAAAAAGGAGGTTACATTAAAGGATGGAACGGTACTTGCGGTTTCACGGGCAAGATACCGTGCATTTGAGGAGCGGATCTTCGATTATTGGGGAGGCAAGTATTGA
- a CDS encoding amidohydrolase encodes MLETIAVKAIEKNEKLLTDLAKKIWEYPEIAYNEVKACQWTAEVLKSLGFEVEVGYAGLPTAIRAVWGKGHPVIGFLGEYDALPGLSQKVSTEKDPVEYGAPGQGCGHNLLGVACLGGALGMKAELEERGMEGTVVFYGCPAEEALTGKTFMARNGAFKDLDVALAWHGGTRNEVNVGCSNGLNSAIFHFKGITAHAGGDPHNGRSALDAVELMNVGANYLREHVTSDVRIHYVIKEGGVAPNIVPDNASVWYYVRAQSREAIDDAYRRLVLVAEGAAHMTETQLEIEFLGGCYNTLDNEVLAQVAHDCMENIESPKWTKEELEFAEKLNLASPRYQKMKDAGELEGPAIHSAVSPVTHRNGYGSTDVGDVEHIVPGIMVNTATCNLAAPGHSWQITSCAGMGIGEKGMLYGAKVLAATAVRLAEEPELVKKAKEEFDANMKGKTYNCPIPKEVPIPQPQK; translated from the coding sequence ATGCTGGAGACAATCGCTGTAAAAGCCATTGAAAAAAACGAGAAGCTGCTCACCGATCTGGCAAAAAAGATCTGGGAGTACCCGGAGATCGCCTACAATGAGGTAAAGGCCTGCCAGTGGACGGCCGAGGTGCTAAAAAGCCTTGGCTTTGAAGTGGAAGTAGGCTATGCCGGTCTGCCAACGGCCATCCGCGCCGTCTGGGGAAAGGGCCATCCGGTTATCGGCTTCTTAGGCGAATATGACGCCCTGCCCGGCCTGAGCCAGAAAGTGAGCACGGAAAAAGATCCCGTCGAATACGGCGCGCCCGGACAGGGCTGCGGCCACAACCTCTTAGGCGTTGCCTGCCTTGGCGGCGCACTGGGAATGAAGGCCGAGTTGGAAGAGCGCGGGATGGAGGGAACGGTTGTCTTTTACGGCTGCCCGGCGGAGGAAGCCCTGACAGGAAAGACCTTCATGGCGAGAAACGGGGCTTTTAAGGATCTGGATGTGGCACTGGCCTGGCACGGCGGCACGAGGAACGAAGTAAATGTGGGCTGCTCCAACGGCTTAAACAGCGCCATTTTCCACTTTAAAGGCATCACGGCTCATGCAGGCGGAGATCCCCACAACGGACGTTCCGCCCTGGACGCTGTGGAGCTAATGAACGTAGGCGCCAACTACCTGCGGGAACATGTGACAAGCGACGTGCGGATCCATTACGTCATCAAAGAGGGCGGCGTGGCTCCCAACATCGTGCCGGACAACGCCAGCGTATGGTATTATGTGCGCGCCCAGAGCCGCGAGGCCATCGACGACGCATACCGCCGCCTTGTGCTTGTGGCGGAGGGCGCAGCCCATATGACCGAGACCCAGCTTGAAATCGAATTTTTAGGCGGCTGCTACAACACGCTGGACAACGAAGTCCTGGCGCAGGTGGCCCATGACTGCATGGAAAATATCGAAAGCCCCAAGTGGACGAAGGAAGAGCTGGAATTTGCCGAAAAGCTGAATCTGGCAAGCCCGAGATACCAGAAGATGAAGGACGCCGGGGAGTTAGAAGGCCCGGCCATCCATTCGGCGGTGTCGCCGGTGACGCACCGCAACGGATACGGCTCCACCGACGTGGGCGATGTGGAACATATCGTACCCGGAATCATGGTGAATACGGCCACCTGCAACCTGGCTGCCCCGGGCCACAGCTGGCAGATCACTTCCTGCGCCGGCATGGGCATCGGTGAAAAAGGAATGTTATACGGCGCCAAGGTTCTGGCGGCGACGGCTGTCAGACTGGCAGAGGAGCCGGAGCTGGTGAAAAAGGCCAAAGAGGAATTCGATGCGAACATGAAAGGCAAGACCTACAACTGCCCGATCCCGAAAGAAGTTCCGATTCCTCAGCCTCAGAAATAA